The Candidatus Omnitrophota bacterium genome window below encodes:
- a CDS encoding Minf_1886 family protein has protein sequence MDQEANQIMEQLCASDTRYRRDAYDFILEALSFTQKKFRRVKHVSGKELLEGAKELLISRFGPMTLSVLEYWGIKTTEDFGYIVFNLVEHKILSRTDEDSMEDFKNGYDFQKVFNAEYQEKLAKQIRKLRGT, from the coding sequence ATGGACCAAGAAGCTAATCAAATTATGGAGCAACTTTGCGCGTCCGATACTCGTTATCGGCGCGATGCGTATGATTTTATTCTGGAGGCCCTTTCATTTACTCAAAAGAAGTTCCGGCGCGTAAAACATGTTTCCGGAAAAGAACTCTTAGAGGGAGCTAAAGAGCTTTTGATCTCACGATTTGGCCCGATGACCCTGTCTGTTTTAGAATATTGGGGCATTAAAACGACCGAAGATTTTGGGTATATCGTTTTTAATTTGGTCGAGCACAAGATCCTTAGCCGCACAGATGAAGATTCCATGGAAGATTTTAAAAACGGCTATGATTTTCAAAAAGTTTTTAACGCGGAGTATCAGGAAAAGTTAGCGAAGCAGATCCGCAAATTACGAGGCACTTAA
- a CDS encoding efflux RND transporter permease subunit, whose amino-acid sequence MKLTEFSIRNSLLVNLISVFIWTMGIIAMFNVNRDAFPNVSMDVLTVTTVYSGAPAEDVEKLVTIPLENEIKGVSGIKEMTSTSEEGISSIGITIEPKIKDKKQVIDDIERAVDRVTDLPAGVKDKPLVSELRTKDRPVIEVSLSGDLSEKEIRRYAESLEDQLLDIRGVSTIQRIGWRDPEVWVEVSPDKLLEYHVSIEELMAALGKRNVTLPAGQLRTPTTEFTVRVSDEFENTQEIEETVIRGNDAGVNLKVKDIARVVESFEDETRIAKVDGKKALGMVVVKSEYADVVKVVKEVKEVLGQFKSNVPGEVKLKTANDFSYYVERRLGVLISNGIMGFCLVVIVLFIFMDPIPAVMTAIGIPFALFFTFMVMSFTGMTINLVSMLGLIIVLGMLVDDGIVVSENIYRHLEKGISVKEAVVKGSHEVMWPVVASISTTWSAFLPLMFMTDMIGKFIKEVPMVVIIALAASLIEAFIFLPAHLSDFIKIKASFFENGNGKHHKEKKWIKDLLQFYRNTLSKLIDHRYKIIFTSFVLFVALLAVAATKMRVVLFGGEGLEYFYVRCEAPKGTSLERMNEMIVPIENMVAGIPKVELNSFRSYIGSIEEEGGWDPNSKRGTHLAQITVFLTPFQKRERGPQEIIESIRPQLEKIEGFDRLYFFTSKEGPPTGRSIEAGIKGEDFGILQQIAGEFKDYLKTVPGVSDVDTSYQFGKKQFRVVIDESKANQFGLTIGDVAAAVRNAIKGGVATTIKPLKADKEIEVLVRFPEDKRRDRDVFNKVLVPNNTGKLILLTAVARVEEIEGVYIIGHMDGKRVITVTGEVDGKNATSLKVNQLLQKKFEDISQRYPGYGVKYSGEFEDQLESMGNLLRSFLFALFLIFIILTAMFKSLIQPMIVMLAIPFGIVGVILAFLIHGKPLGFFAFMGLVGLAGVVVNNSIVMVDFINNLRREGHDRRSSILEACQVRLRPILMTTITTIVGLITVAYGIGGSDPFLKPMGLALVWGLFFSTLLTLFLLPCVYAMVDDIALKILHKSTVKVVPVDSQQI is encoded by the coding sequence ATGAAGCTCACAGAGTTTTCCATAAGAAATTCGCTTTTAGTTAACTTAATTTCTGTTTTTATCTGGACGATGGGAATTATCGCGATGTTCAATGTCAATCGCGACGCCTTTCCTAATGTCAGCATGGATGTCCTTACGGTTACAACCGTGTATTCCGGAGCTCCGGCCGAAGATGTTGAGAAATTAGTGACGATTCCTTTGGAAAATGAAATTAAGGGAGTCAGCGGAATTAAAGAAATGACTTCGACGTCCGAGGAAGGAATTTCTTCTATTGGGATTACCATTGAACCGAAAATAAAAGATAAAAAACAGGTCATTGACGATATAGAACGGGCGGTTGACCGCGTTACGGATTTGCCGGCGGGCGTAAAGGATAAGCCGCTGGTGTCGGAATTAAGGACCAAAGACCGTCCTGTGATCGAGGTATCTTTATCGGGAGATCTATCCGAGAAAGAAATCCGCCGTTATGCAGAAAGCTTAGAAGATCAGCTTTTAGATATTCGGGGCGTTTCCACAATTCAGCGTATTGGTTGGCGTGATCCGGAAGTTTGGGTTGAAGTTTCGCCGGACAAGCTTTTGGAATATCACGTTTCTATTGAAGAGTTGATGGCAGCGTTAGGAAAACGGAATGTTACGCTTCCGGCGGGACAGCTAAGGACGCCGACGACTGAATTTACGGTTCGGGTGAGTGATGAATTTGAAAACACACAGGAAATTGAAGAAACGGTCATTCGCGGCAATGATGCCGGAGTTAATTTAAAGGTCAAAGACATTGCGCGTGTTGTGGAAAGCTTTGAAGATGAAACTCGCATTGCCAAGGTGGACGGGAAAAAAGCTCTTGGCATGGTGGTGGTTAAAAGTGAATATGCCGATGTTGTCAAAGTGGTCAAGGAAGTTAAAGAAGTTTTAGGACAATTTAAATCAAATGTTCCCGGAGAGGTAAAACTAAAGACAGCCAATGACTTTTCCTATTATGTTGAGCGAAGACTAGGTGTGCTTATTAGTAACGGCATTATGGGTTTTTGTTTGGTGGTTATTGTCCTGTTCATTTTTATGGACCCTATTCCGGCTGTCATGACAGCCATCGGTATTCCGTTCGCCCTATTTTTTACTTTTATGGTGATGTCGTTTACCGGCATGACCATTAATTTGGTATCTATGCTGGGGCTTATTATCGTTTTGGGGATGTTAGTGGATGATGGCATTGTTGTTTCAGAGAATATTTATCGGCATTTGGAAAAAGGAATTTCAGTTAAGGAAGCTGTTGTTAAAGGTTCACATGAAGTTATGTGGCCGGTGGTAGCAAGCATTTCTACAACTTGGTCAGCTTTTTTACCGCTTATGTTCATGACGGATATGATCGGGAAATTTATCAAGGAAGTTCCCATGGTTGTCATTATCGCATTGGCGGCTTCACTGATTGAGGCGTTTATTTTTCTTCCCGCGCATTTATCCGATTTTATTAAGATCAAGGCGAGCTTCTTTGAAAATGGCAATGGAAAACATCATAAAGAAAAGAAATGGATAAAGGATCTTTTGCAGTTTTATCGTAACACCTTAAGCAAGCTCATTGATCATCGGTATAAAATTATTTTTACTTCTTTTGTCCTTTTTGTCGCGCTTCTTGCGGTTGCGGCGACAAAAATGAGAGTTGTTCTTTTTGGCGGAGAAGGGTTGGAATATTTCTATGTTCGTTGCGAAGCGCCCAAAGGAACTTCTTTGGAACGAATGAATGAGATGATCGTGCCCATAGAAAATATGGTTGCGGGAATTCCAAAGGTAGAGTTAAATTCATTTCGCAGTTACATCGGCTCCATCGAAGAAGAAGGCGGCTGGGATCCGAATTCTAAGCGCGGAACGCACTTGGCGCAAATCACGGTTTTCTTAACACCGTTTCAAAAGCGAGAACGTGGTCCTCAGGAGATCATCGAATCAATTCGTCCGCAGCTTGAGAAGATTGAAGGATTTGACCGGCTCTATTTCTTTACTTCAAAAGAAGGACCGCCAACGGGCCGTTCTATTGAAGCGGGAATAAAAGGCGAAGATTTTGGTATTCTGCAGCAGATTGCCGGGGAGTTTAAGGATTATCTAAAAACAGTTCCCGGTGTTTCCGATGTTGATACAAGTTATCAATTTGGAAAAAAACAATTTCGTGTTGTGATCGATGAGTCAAAAGCGAATCAATTTGGATTGACCATTGGTGATGTTGCCGCAGCCGTCAGAAATGCTATTAAAGGCGGAGTGGCTACGACTATTAAGCCCTTGAAAGCAGATAAGGAAATTGAGGTTCTCGTGCGCTTTCCGGAAGATAAAAGGCGAGACAGGGATGTTTTTAATAAAGTTTTAGTTCCGAATAATACCGGAAAGTTAATTCTCTTAACGGCTGTTGCCAGGGTGGAAGAAATTGAGGGTGTTTATATCATCGGGCATATGGATGGAAAAAGAGTTATTACAGTGACCGGGGAAGTTGACGGGAAAAATGCGACTTCACTTAAGGTTAACCAGCTGTTACAGAAGAAATTTGAAGATATCAGCCAAAGGTATCCAGGATACGGCGTTAAATACAGCGGTGAATTTGAAGATCAGCTAGAATCTATGGGGAATCTGCTAAGGTCTTTCTTATTTGCTTTGTTTTTGATCTTTATTATTCTAACGGCTATGTTCAAATCGTTAATTCAGCCGATGATCGTTATGTTGGCCATTCCTTTTGGTATCGTGGGAGTTATTTTAGCTTTTCTTATTCACGGAAAACCTTTAGGATTTTTTGCTTTTATGGGTTTGGTGGGATTAGCCGGCGTTGTGGTCAACAATTCTATCGTCATGGTGGATTTTATCAATAATCTTCGCCGAGAAGGCCATGACAGGCGCTCTTCAATTCTCGAAGCTTGCCAGGTACGTTTGCGGCCTATTTTAATGACAACGATCACAACGATCGTCGGGCTGATTACGGTCGCCTATGGAATTGGCGGAAGTGATCCGTTCTTAAAACCGATGGGGCTTGCCCTTGTTTGGGGATTGTTCTTCTCGACACTTTTAACGCTTTTCTTGCTTCCTTGCGTTTACGCGATGGTGGACGATATCGCGTTAAAGATCCTTCATAAGTCGACCGTTAAAGTTGTCCCGGTCGACAGCCAGCAGATTTAA
- a CDS encoding LemA family protein encodes MMSFWIFIALVVLAVLWYVGIYNNIIRSKLNTENGWSQIDVQLKRRHDLIPNLVETAKGYISHERGTLEAVTKARQQAVDASGLKNKQEAENFLSQTLRSLFAIVENYPNLKADQHMLRLQEELTSTENKIAFARQYYNDEVARFNTLIQSIPTNFVAAIAQFKPFEFFQVQDATERQAPSVKF; translated from the coding sequence ATGATGTCATTTTGGATCTTTATTGCTCTCGTTGTGCTGGCTGTTCTTTGGTACGTGGGAATTTACAATAACATCATTCGATCAAAATTAAACACAGAAAATGGCTGGTCGCAGATCGATGTTCAGCTCAAGCGCCGACATGATCTTATCCCCAATTTGGTAGAAACAGCCAAGGGTTATATTTCGCACGAACGGGGAACGCTGGAAGCCGTGACCAAAGCCCGTCAGCAGGCGGTGGATGCCAGTGGCCTTAAAAATAAACAGGAAGCGGAAAACTTTCTTTCGCAAACCTTGCGCAGCCTCTTTGCGATTGTGGAAAATTACCCGAATTTAAAAGCGGATCAACATATGTTACGCCTTCAGGAAGAATTGACATCAACGGAAAACAAAATTGCCTTCGCCCGTCAATATTATAATGATGAGGTAGCGCGTTTTAATACGTTGATCCAATCTATTCCGACGAATTTTGTCGCGGCGATAGCGCAGTTCAAGCCTTTTGAATTTTTCCAAGTGCAAGACGCGACCGAACGGCAAGCCCCAAGCGTTAAATTCTAA